A single window of Streptomyces xanthii DNA harbors:
- a CDS encoding GntR family transcriptional regulator: protein MSDPAVRVDTTSQVPPYEQIRAQLAALIRTGRLGEGERLPTVRQLAVDLGLAPGTVARAYRELEAAELIRTRRGAGTRVAALPPEPHTHDADRLTTLARDFTSAARALGADTEDILTAVRDAL from the coding sequence ATGAGTGACCCCGCCGTCCGCGTCGACACCACCAGCCAGGTGCCGCCGTACGAGCAGATCCGCGCCCAGCTGGCCGCGCTGATCCGCACCGGGCGGCTGGGCGAGGGCGAGCGCCTGCCGACCGTGCGCCAGCTCGCCGTCGACCTCGGCCTGGCACCGGGCACCGTGGCCCGCGCCTATCGCGAACTGGAGGCCGCAGAACTGATCCGCACCCGCCGCGGCGCGGGCACCCGGGTCGCGGCGCTCCCGCCCGAACCGCACACGCACGATGCCGACCGACTCACCACGCTGGCCCGGGACTTCACCTCCGCCGCCCGCGCACTCGGCGCCGACACCGAGGACATCCTGACCGCGGTCCGCGACGCCCTGTGA
- a CDS encoding PPOX class F420-dependent oxidoreductase: MTLLLNDSARALLDAPLPAVLATVNPDGSPQTSVVWVGRDGDDLLVSTAAGRRKERNLRHEPRASVTVYDPADPLRYVEIRGLATITEDIGRSLAVGLAEQYEGAGAGQEYLDLPAEVVRVVIRISPTKVVGTAAA, translated from the coding sequence ATGACTCTCCTGCTGAACGACTCCGCCCGGGCGCTGCTGGATGCGCCGCTCCCCGCCGTCCTGGCCACGGTCAATCCTGACGGCAGCCCGCAGACCTCGGTGGTCTGGGTCGGCCGCGACGGGGACGACCTGCTCGTCTCCACCGCCGCCGGGCGCCGCAAGGAGCGCAATCTGCGCCACGAGCCCCGTGCCAGCGTGACCGTCTACGATCCGGCCGACCCGTTGCGCTACGTCGAGATACGCGGCCTCGCGACGATCACCGAGGACATCGGCCGGTCTCTGGCGGTCGGCCTCGCCGAACAGTACGAAGGGGCCGGCGCCGGCCAGGAGTACCTCGATCTCCCGGCCGAGGTTGTCCGTGTCGTCATCCGTATCAGCCCCACCAAGGTGGTCGGCACCGCCGCGGCCTGA